CGCGAAATATTAACAGAAACCGACCCCTCTTATACCTCCAAAGGTTATACACCGTCAACGAATTATGTGGAACATTCTTATCAGACCGATACGGATATAGCAAAGAAGGAAGAAAAACAAGACAGTATTACTTCGGAAGGGATATCTGGTGATACAGACGCAAGTAATATGGAAATCACCTCTAATGATAATCAAGAAATAGCAGAACCTTATGACCCGGATATCCCACAGGCAGATTTACAAAAAATGACCCAGGCAACTCCCCATAATGATGAAGAAGCTCGTGAAGCAAAAGAAGAAACAGATATTGATAATCAAAATAATATTCAATTTCCTGAACGATTAGACGGATAAAATACTTAATTTGATAACGGGGGATATACTTTAACTTTGATATGTTTCTTAGTCTCTTTTCCTGCTTCGGCTTTGACGAATCGCATTCGCTTTATAAAACAGGGCAGGTTCAATGATGGGGTCGTGTAATCCTTCTGTTTCAATTCCACCGAAACAGACCCGTCCACGATAGGTGCGATTGGAAAGGATAATGGATATTGCCTGTCGAGACCATTTCTTGCCCTGACGAGTAAAAATCCCTTTGGAGTGCAGATATTCTACAACCCTGCCTGTGCTACGCATTCGTATATATTCACGGAAAATCATACGGACAATTTCTGCTTCATAGTCATCAACAACTAAAGGTTTCTCTCCTTCTTCACCACGACGATAGCCATACGGAGCCGGACCGGTTCCATATCTTCCCTGTTGAACGGAGGCTATCTGCCCACGACGCACCCGTTCTCCATGAGTTAAATTTTTCTTCATTGAAGATTCCTGTTCTTTTAGCGGAATTATCTCCTCAATGTTTATTTTGTTCTTGATTTCCTCTTTGCGCAACTTACTCATAATATCCCGTCCTATTCCTACTTATTTTTA
This is a stretch of genomic DNA from Candidatus Hydrogenedens sp.. It encodes these proteins:
- a CDS encoding recombinase family protein — translated: MSKLRKEEIKNKINIEEIIPLKEQESSMKKNLTHGERVRRGQIASVQQGRYGTGPAPYGYRRGEEGEKPLVVDDYEAEIVRMIFREYIRMRSTGRVVEYLHSKGIFTRQGKKWSRQAISIILSNRTYRGRVCFGGIETEGLHDPIIEPALFYKANAIRQSRSRKRD
- the tatB gene encoding Sec-independent protein translocase protein TatB — translated: MVGVGFTEMIIIAGIALVVLGPEKFPEFAKIAIRAIRDIRGYFDEVKTEIAKEVKPLEKELNELTKKSNELYREILTETDPSYTSKGYTPSTNYVEHSYQTDTDIAKKEEKQDSITSEGISGDTDASNMEITSNDNQEIAEPYDPDIPQADLQKMTQATPHNDEEAREAKEETDIDNQNNIQFPERLDG